In Deinococcus puniceus, one genomic interval encodes:
- the recJ gene encoding single-stranded-DNA-specific exonuclease RecJ — protein MSPVKTKTAPEPRWLLAPPASREELLDVMRAWRVSPPLAQVLHGRGLTRELLDPPLTLTPNPALIEAARRIVKAVAANKRIRIHGDYDADGVTATAILVLGLRQVGADVHGFIPHRLNEGYGVHPDRVEEHAAAADLLVTVDCGVSNVEEVRALLDKGVDVIVTDHHAPGKEFPATLVVHPQLTGGYNGALHNLTGAGVAYHLLWAIYNELGLPEPRSLTALATLGTVADVAPLIGENRALVRAGLQELERTTHPGLRALMDTKQVRRPTARDVAFILAPRINAAGRLGEADIALQLLTTDSQHEAATLAAYLETRNADRRVLQDKMFEQALAIADPSEPALVVTHDDWHAGVMGIVASKLVETYHKPVYIIAQGKGSVRSTPGISAVQGLRDSEHLLKRYGGHPGAAGFSIAPENISAFRDRIHAYARQFPTPVSTFLLDAPLPTLGATMDLVAEAASFEPYGEGHRPPLWHVRDTLTDTRLVGKRGDSLQFRVGPLKGVKYGETDATPGSRDLATQLVLNEFRGKVNLELHGQALRLPATLGVEHLDAAHLSPTPRLDPKQAMQHLKSGASAYAEGVVAEYLGGNVPGLTLTRPGDPHPGGELILYALPTESDLRMWVTAGRVAFAFGPKTLAELEGALTRHHLAPPPPNPLLDATQDDAHLESAADAYRRWQWAHHHRTLNDDGWTASVHAMLGLEVPEVDRPEAAEHVLAVADD, from the coding sequence ATGAGTCCAGTCAAAACAAAAACCGCCCCCGAACCGCGCTGGCTGCTGGCCCCGCCTGCCAGCCGGGAAGAACTGCTGGACGTGATGCGGGCTTGGCGCGTGTCTCCGCCGCTGGCACAGGTGCTGCATGGACGCGGCCTGACCCGCGAACTGCTTGACCCCCCGCTGACGCTGACGCCCAATCCGGCCCTGATAGAAGCAGCGCGGCGAATCGTGAAGGCGGTAGCCGCCAACAAACGCATCCGCATTCACGGCGATTACGACGCCGACGGCGTGACCGCCACAGCGATTCTGGTGCTGGGGCTGCGGCAAGTCGGGGCCGATGTGCACGGTTTTATTCCGCACCGCCTGAACGAGGGCTACGGCGTGCATCCTGACCGGGTGGAGGAACACGCCGCCGCCGCCGACTTACTGGTCACGGTGGACTGCGGCGTCAGCAACGTGGAAGAAGTGCGGGCGCTGCTAGACAAGGGTGTAGACGTGATCGTGACCGACCACCACGCCCCCGGCAAGGAGTTTCCCGCGACGCTGGTGGTTCACCCGCAGCTGACGGGCGGCTACAACGGGGCGCTGCACAACCTGACCGGGGCAGGCGTGGCCTATCACCTGCTATGGGCCATTTATAACGAGTTGGGCCTGCCCGAACCCCGTTCCCTCACGGCTCTGGCGACGCTGGGCACGGTGGCCGACGTGGCCCCCCTGATCGGAGAAAACCGGGCGCTGGTACGGGCGGGATTACAGGAATTGGAACGCACCACGCATCCCGGCCTGCGTGCCCTGATGGACACCAAACAGGTGCGCCGCCCCACCGCCCGCGACGTGGCTTTTATCTTGGCCCCGCGCATCAATGCCGCTGGACGCTTGGGCGAGGCCGATATCGCGCTGCAATTGCTGACCACCGACAGCCAGCATGAGGCGGCCACCCTCGCGGCGTATTTGGAAACGCGCAATGCAGACCGCCGCGTGCTGCAAGACAAGATGTTCGAGCAAGCACTGGCAATTGCCGACCCTTCGGAACCCGCGCTGGTGGTCACGCACGACGACTGGCACGCGGGCGTGATGGGCATCGTGGCTTCAAAATTGGTAGAGACGTATCACAAGCCCGTGTACATCATCGCGCAGGGCAAAGGCTCGGTGCGCAGCACACCGGGAATCAGCGCGGTACAGGGCCTGCGCGACAGCGAACACTTGCTGAAACGCTACGGCGGGCATCCCGGCGCGGCGGGTTTTTCGATTGCGCCGGAAAACATCTCGGCCTTTCGTGACCGGATTCATGCGTATGCCCGGCAATTTCCGACGCCTGTGTCGACCTTTTTGCTTGATGCCCCCCTACCCACGCTGGGCGCGACGATGGACTTAGTGGCCGAGGCCGCCAGCTTCGAACCTTACGGCGAAGGCCACCGCCCCCCGCTCTGGCACGTGCGCGACACCCTGACCGACACGCGCCTGGTGGGCAAACGCGGCGACAGCCTGCAATTCCGGGTGGGGCCGCTGAAGGGCGTGAAATACGGCGAAACCGACGCCACACCCGGAAGTCGCGACCTTGCCACACAATTGGTGCTGAACGAATTCCGGGGCAAAGTGAATTTGGAGTTGCACGGTCAGGCGTTGCGTCTGCCCGCGACTTTGGGGGTAGAACATCTGGACGCGGCGCACCTCTCCCCCACCCCGCGCCTAGACCCCAAACAAGCCATGCAGCACCTGAAATCCGGGGCCAGTGCCTATGCCGAGGGCGTGGTGGCCGAGTATTTGGGCGGCAACGTGCCAGGCCTGACCCTGACCCGTCCGGGCGACCCGCACCCTGGCGGCGAACTGATCCTGTACGCCCTGCCCACCGAATCCGATCTGCGGATGTGGGTCACAGCGGGGCGGGTGGCCTTCGCGTTTGGCCCCAAAACGCTGGCCGAACTGGAAGGCGCGCTGACCCGGCATCATCTGGCCCCGCCGCCGCCCAACCCGCTGCTAGACGCCACGCAGGACGACGCACACCTAGAGAGCGCCGCCGACGCCTACCGCCGCTGGCAATGGGCGCACCACCACCGCACGCTGAACGATGATGGCTGGACGGCCAGTGTCCACGCCATGCTGGGATTGGAGGTTCCTGAAGTGGATAGGCCCGAAGCGGCGGAACATGTATTGGCTGTGGCCGACGACTAG
- a CDS encoding GNAT family N-acetyltransferase, which translates to MLTLASITTANLEEYLSVKKMDAAPSDLFRGRFERGEVAAESAKLLSRDGQCIGGYSIANAGQKKIVFVHINDVLSTLEEAEVLTELASGVGDKAAALIIINKSNSAHAFAADSPFISVQSHSFHHLTPLDRPLPQPEAFEPVGIEILSTQEVAEFLIHSDGEFTVEGQLDYYESCSTVGGLLQRVNGVIVALGMVCEPRPGMASIQMIGVHRDYRRQGRGSALQLALMHRAKAFADVYAGATHTDNAAMLRVMQKNGCQISDEQWVYTFR; encoded by the coding sequence GAAGAGTATCTCAGCGTGAAGAAGATGGACGCCGCACCATCCGATCTGTTCCGGGGGCGCTTTGAGCGGGGTGAAGTTGCTGCCGAAAGTGCCAAGTTGTTGTCTAGGGACGGTCAGTGTATCGGCGGGTATTCCATTGCCAATGCCGGGCAGAAGAAAATAGTGTTCGTACATATCAATGATGTGTTGAGTACTTTGGAAGAGGCTGAAGTGTTGACCGAGCTGGCTAGTGGTGTTGGCGATAAGGCCGCCGCTCTCATCATCATCAATAAGTCAAACTCGGCACACGCTTTTGCCGCTGATTCTCCATTCATCTCTGTTCAGTCGCATTCATTCCATCATCTCACGCCCTTGGATAGGCCGTTGCCCCAGCCTGAAGCATTTGAACCTGTTGGAATAGAGATTCTCTCAACGCAGGAAGTGGCAGAATTTCTAATCCATTCGGACGGCGAATTTACTGTAGAGGGCCAGCTCGATTATTACGAATCGTGCAGCACTGTGGGCGGATTGCTGCAAAGAGTGAACGGCGTCATCGTGGCTCTGGGGATGGTCTGTGAGCCACGACCCGGCATGGCCAGCATTCAAATGATCGGCGTTCACCGGGATTATCGGCGGCAAGGCCGGGGTAGCGCCTTGCAACTGGCGCTGATGCACCGGGCCAAAGCCTTTGCGGATGTGTACGCGGGGGCCACCCATACAGACAATGCCGCCATGCTGCGGGTCATGCAAAAGAATGGGTGTCAGATCAGCGACGAACAGTGGGTATACACCTTCCGCTGA
- a CDS encoding UbiA family prenyltransferase produces MVPRLRSVPRPALLPLSRLLAVSRPALWVNTVGTLITGLWLSGHLYSTALELWVLLLYFTLPFNLLIYGLNDLSDRAEDARSGRKGGWQGARLAAGEGAPLLTAILAVNLPFLLALAWLLPPAASLVLVLSAGLFAAYSVPPLRFKGRPVLDGLSNVAYALPLVLPALVLGGPIPLLPLLALMAYSVGKHAFDAVQDIPADRAGGTRTVATTLGAAGTAFYALVWFALAGALLWGESRLVAVTLWAVCGGMALALARTPTPQQAARLYPLSIVSPWLVGTVAGVQLVYGLARQG; encoded by the coding sequence ATGGTGCCCCGCCTGCGTTCCGTTCCGCGTCCTGCTCTGCTGCCACTCTCCCGGCTGCTGGCGGTGTCGCGTCCGGCGCTGTGGGTCAATACGGTAGGTACGCTCATTACGGGGCTGTGGCTCAGCGGGCATTTGTATAGCACCGCGCTAGAACTCTGGGTGCTGTTGCTGTATTTCACGCTCCCCTTCAACCTGCTGATTTACGGCCTGAACGACCTGTCTGACCGGGCCGAAGATGCCCGCAGTGGGCGCAAAGGCGGCTGGCAGGGGGCAAGGCTGGCAGCGGGCGAGGGAGCGCCCCTCCTGACGGCGATTCTGGCCGTGAATCTGCCCTTTTTGCTGGCGCTGGCGTGGCTGCTTCCGCCCGCTGCGTCGTTGGTGTTGGTGCTGTCGGCGGGCCTGTTCGCGGCGTACTCGGTGCCGCCCCTGCGCTTTAAGGGCCGCCCGGTGCTAGACGGCCTGAGCAACGTCGCTTACGCCCTGCCGCTGGTATTGCCCGCGCTGGTATTGGGTGGCCCCATTCCACTGCTGCCCTTGCTGGCCCTCATGGCCTACTCGGTGGGCAAACACGCCTTCGACGCCGTGCAGGACATTCCCGCTGACCGGGCAGGCGGCACGCGCACAGTGGCGACAACCTTGGGCGCGGCGGGGACGGCCTTCTATGCATTGGTCTGGTTCGCGCTGGCTGGGGCGCTGTTATGGGGAGAAAGTCGGCTGGTGGCCGTGACCTTGTGGGCGGTGTGCGGCGGCATGGCTCTGGCCCTCGCCCGCACGCCCACGCCCCAGCAGGCCGCCCGCCTGTACCCCCTCAGTATCGTGTCGCCTTGGCTGGTGGGCACGGTGGCGGGGGTGCAGTTGGTGTATGGGCTGGCGCGGCAGGGGTGA
- a CDS encoding phytoene desaturase family protein codes for MGIIGGGLAGLTLAALLAQRGHAITVYEADRLGGKLRRIEVGGLSVDTGPSLFTFPGVWHRVLARLKESSDPLDLRPLPGGLGIHHTPFGPVPLPVRPGHALHADWLRVCEAAAPVAPHLETLLTTPPRFTSPAFLRASAALARATGPHPTAEGWIRARRVHPALAHALRTHALNAGLPPADAPALYALLPALIAGHVCRPAGGMGVLLDSLHGFCTARGVQFRGGVGQVDAASGSLTLDGGEVARHDLLVSAIDPARLAALRGLPMHSPLPRRTVSGVAVYAAFTHPVALPATSIIPPSNFAAFRAALRAGALPPDTLALVHADGPRLAVLLTAPATARPLTPEHPWVRAQLARVEQVLNMPGLLASASAIRVLDPSHYAQGGHPGGAIYGLGHPVWRGGPLHPQPYCLSPRLWQVGTGVHPGGGIPAILGGALIVDQLLAQS; via the coding sequence GTGGGGATCATCGGCGGCGGCTTGGCGGGCCTGACACTGGCGGCACTGCTGGCCCAGCGCGGTCACGCCATCACCGTGTATGAAGCAGACCGCTTGGGCGGAAAGCTACGGCGGATTGAGGTGGGCGGCCTGAGCGTTGACACCGGCCCCAGCCTGTTTACCTTTCCCGGCGTGTGGCACAGGGTTCTGGCCCGCCTGAAGGAAAGTTCAGACCCACTGGATTTGCGCCCGCTGCCGGGTGGGTTGGGCATCCATCACACGCCGTTTGGCCCGGTGCCATTGCCTGTGCGGCCCGGTCACGCGCTGCACGCCGACTGGCTGCGGGTCTGTGAGGCGGCGGCTCCAGTTGCGCCGCACCTGGAAACGCTACTGACCACGCCCCCCCGCTTCACTTCCCCCGCTTTCCTGCGGGCAAGCGCGGCATTGGCACGCGCCACCGGGCCGCACCCTACCGCCGAGGGCTGGATTCGGGCGCGGCGGGTGCATCCGGCGTTGGCCCACGCCCTGCGCACCCACGCCCTGAATGCCGGATTGCCGCCCGCCGATGCCCCGGCCCTGTATGCCCTGCTTCCGGCCCTGATCGCGGGCCATGTCTGCCGTCCGGCAGGGGGTATGGGCGTGCTGCTGGACAGCTTGCACGGCTTCTGCACGGCGCGGGGCGTGCAATTTCGGGGCGGCGTGGGGCAGGTGGATGCGGCGTCGGGAAGCCTGACGCTGGATGGGGGAGAGGTGGCCCGCCACGATCTGCTCGTCAGCGCCATTGACCCGGCCCGGCTGGCGGCGTTGCGGGGCTTGCCCATGCATTCGCCCCTGCCCCGGCGCACGGTCAGCGGCGTGGCCGTGTATGCCGCGTTCACGCATCCCGTCGCTTTGCCCGCCACCAGCATCATTCCACCCAGCAACTTTGCCGCCTTCCGCGCCGCCCTGCGTGCCGGAGCACTGCCGCCCGATACGCTGGCCCTCGTTCACGCCGATGGGCCGCGCTTGGCGGTGTTGCTCACGGCTCCGGCCACCGCCCGCCCGCTTACGCCCGAGCATCCTTGGGTGCGGGCGCAACTGGCGCGGGTAGAACAGGTCTTGAATATGCCGGGGCTGCTGGCTTCAGCCTCCGCGATAAGGGTGCTTGACCCCAGCCACTACGCACAGGGCGGGCATCCCGGCGGGGCCATCTACGGCCTTGGACACCCCGTCTGGCGTGGCGGCCCACTGCATCCCCAGCCTTACTGCCTCTCGCCCCGGCTGTGGCAAGTGGGTACAGGCGTGCATCCGGGCGGCGGCATTCCGGCCATTCTGGGCGGCGCTCTGATCGTGGATCAATTGCTGGCACAGTCATGA
- a CDS encoding LapA family protein, whose product MRLVSFLQVLLLLALAAYLLLVALENPQVVRLPLPFGRGELSLPVGAAVALFLVTGAVYATLLFVPPLWNVRAKRRRDVRERSALEQRLAATLQARLGAMTPANLAPAAPTESEQTPQGTQP is encoded by the coding sequence ATGCGGCTCGTTTCGTTCCTTCAAGTTCTGCTGCTGCTGGCGCTGGCGGCGTACCTCCTGCTGGTGGCGCTGGAAAACCCGCAGGTGGTGCGGCTGCCCTTGCCCTTCGGACGCGGCGAACTGAGCCTGCCCGTCGGCGCGGCGGTGGCGCTGTTTTTGGTGACGGGGGCGGTGTACGCGACGCTCTTGTTCGTGCCGCCCCTCTGGAATGTGCGGGCCAAGCGTAGGCGCGACGTGCGCGAACGTTCGGCGCTGGAACAGCGGTTGGCCGCCACGTTGCAAGCCCGTTTGGGAGCCATGACCCCGGCCAATCTGGCCCCCGCCGCACCCACCGAATCAGAACAGACGCCACAAGGAACCCAGCCATGA